In one Catenovulum adriaticum genomic region, the following are encoded:
- a CDS encoding TRAP transporter large permease has protein sequence MVIAILLISLFIMIIIGVPVAFALAGSALFAIIYLGQVPELVVLHRMVGGMDSFPLLSIPFFVLAGALMNSAGITSRIFDFANSLVGWMRGGLGHVNISASIMFAGMSGAAVADAGGLGAIEVKAMRAKGYDAGFSVGVTAASSTIGPIIPPSLPMIIYGVMAGASIGQLFAAGFIPGLLMAVALMIMVAYYAKKRNYPKDASFSIPRVATTFKSAFLSLMTPVIIIGGILFGIFTATEAAIAATVYSLILGSLVYRTLSFKKLVKVSMETIETTSIILLIIAGAAIFSWVLTTQHVTEDFTRWMLTITDNKTYILLMMTFILFAVGCFMETIAAITILTPVLLPIAISLGIDPVHFGVVMVLNLMIGLLTPPVGMVLYVLSRVTKVPFEECTKATIPFVIPLIIVLLLVTFIPSLSMWLPTLIYR, from the coding sequence ATGGTTATTGCAATATTACTGATTTCTCTATTTATCATGATTATTATTGGCGTGCCGGTTGCCTTTGCGCTAGCGGGGTCTGCTTTATTCGCTATTATTTACCTTGGGCAAGTACCGGAATTGGTTGTTTTACATAGAATGGTTGGCGGTATGGATAGCTTTCCACTACTCTCCATTCCTTTTTTTGTATTAGCTGGCGCACTAATGAACTCAGCAGGTATCACCAGCCGTATTTTTGATTTTGCTAATTCATTAGTTGGCTGGATGCGCGGCGGATTAGGCCATGTCAATATTAGTGCATCTATTATGTTTGCCGGTATGTCTGGCGCAGCCGTGGCTGATGCGGGCGGCCTAGGCGCAATTGAAGTAAAAGCCATGCGTGCCAAAGGTTACGATGCGGGTTTTTCAGTTGGGGTTACTGCGGCATCATCAACTATAGGCCCAATTATTCCACCCAGCTTACCTATGATTATTTATGGCGTTATGGCGGGCGCTTCTATTGGGCAACTATTTGCAGCTGGTTTTATTCCTGGCTTATTAATGGCGGTTGCCTTAATGATAATGGTGGCTTATTACGCTAAAAAACGTAATTACCCCAAAGATGCCAGTTTTAGCATACCGCGTGTCGCAACCACATTTAAGTCAGCTTTTTTATCGTTAATGACACCCGTTATTATTATTGGCGGCATCCTCTTTGGTATTTTTACCGCCACTGAAGCTGCAATAGCTGCCACCGTATATTCACTTATTTTAGGCAGCTTGGTATACCGCACTTTAAGTTTTAAAAAACTGGTTAAAGTCAGCATGGAAACCATTGAAACCACAAGCATTATTTTACTGATAATTGCCGGTGCTGCGATTTTTTCATGGGTGCTAACCACACAACATGTGACCGAAGATTTTACCCGTTGGATGCTAACCATTACCGACAATAAAACCTATATATTATTAATGATGACCTTTATTTTATTCGCCGTGGGCTGCTTTATGGAAACCATTGCCGCAATTACCATTTTAACGCCGGTGTTATTGCCTATAGCGATAAGCCTAGGCATTGACCCAGTGCATTTTGGTGTAGTGATGGTTTTAAATTTAATGATTGGCTTATTAACCCCACCGGTGGGCATGGTTTTGTATGTACTGTCACGAGTGACTAAAGTGCCGTTTGAAGAATGTACAAAAGCAACTATACCGTTTGTGATTCCATTAATTATTGTGTTATTGCTGGTTACTTTTATTCCGTCATTGTCAATGTGGTTACCCACACTGATCTATCGGTAA
- a CDS encoding energy transducer TonB, with amino-acid sequence MNKYYLLPLVTLLFGCQSIPKGERLFCISADDKNQPQFEYFPTPISRVAPRYPTTAEKDGVEGFVKFKFDVSKNGKPVNINIVESYPGTVFNLNSKQALKKWKYKPAKFNGESIHSSCYELTLNFQLNYLRVKNTPS; translated from the coding sequence ATGAATAAGTATTACTTGTTACCTCTAGTCACTTTGTTGTTCGGTTGTCAAAGTATACCTAAAGGTGAGCGTTTGTTTTGCATAAGTGCAGACGATAAAAATCAGCCTCAATTTGAGTATTTTCCCACTCCAATCAGTAGGGTCGCTCCTAGATATCCAACAACAGCAGAGAAAGATGGTGTAGAAGGGTTTGTAAAATTTAAGTTTGATGTTTCAAAGAATGGCAAGCCTGTTAATATTAATATTGTTGAATCTTATCCAGGAACAGTTTTTAATTTAAACTCCAAACAAGCATTAAAAAAATGGAAATATAAACCAGCAAAATTTAATGGCGAGTCTATTCATTCTAGTTGTTATGAATTAACTTTAAATTTTCAGTTAAATTACTTGCGTGTTAAAAACACACCTAGTTAG